The following coding sequences are from one Dethiosulfovibrio salsuginis window:
- the nifU gene encoding Fe-S cluster assembly scaffold protein NifU, with amino-acid sequence MLYSEIVMDHFRDPRNVGEIENPDGVGEVGNAKCGDIMKIYLKVENDIIVDVKFKTFGCASAIASSSMATEMIKGKTVDEAAALTNKAVAQALDGLPPVKMHCSVLAEEAITKALNDYFKKVGKPLLPERGHDEMGHDHGH; translated from the coding sequence GTGCTTTACAGCGAGATAGTGATGGACCATTTCAGAGATCCCAGAAACGTAGGGGAGATCGAGAATCCCGACGGGGTCGGCGAAGTGGGCAACGCCAAGTGCGGGGATATTATGAAGATATATCTCAAAGTCGAGAACGATATCATCGTGGACGTCAAGTTTAAGACCTTCGGCTGTGCCTCCGCCATAGCCTCCTCGAGCATGGCCACGGAGATGATAAAGGGAAAGACGGTGGACGAGGCGGCCGCTCTCACCAATAAAGCGGTGGCCCAGGCCTTAGACGGCCTGCCTCCCGTCAAGATGCACTGCTCTGTCCTGGCGGAAGAGGCGATAACCAAGGCCCTAAACGATTATTTTAAAAAAGTGGGAAAACCTCTTTTGCCCGAGAGGGGTCACGACGAAATGGGCCACGATCACGGCCACTGA
- the nifS gene encoding cysteine desulfurase NifS, which translates to MKTNVYMDYAATTYVRPEVLEAMEAYFTRSFHNPSSLYSASEPNRNAIDTARAQVASVIGADKKEIFFTGGGSEADNWALKGAAFALGAKKGRHLITTSIEHHAITHSMEFLERQGFDITYLPVDGEGFVPLDVLEKAIRDDTILVSVAMANNEIGTVQDVTSIGRLCRERGVLFHTDAVQAVTHIPIDVEAMNIDMLSMAAHKFYGPKGVGALYIRKGVRIENLIHGGGQESGRRSGTENVPGIVGMGLAAALAHGEMANEARRLSSLRDRLMEGLLRKIPYARINGPIGDRRLPNNSNFSFVGIEGETLLLDLDDGGFSASTGSACASASLDPSHVLMAIGLSHEMAHGSVRLTLGRNSSDEDVDRLLEYLPRVVERRRAMSPLWEDFLKRQEGV; encoded by the coding sequence ATGAAAACTAACGTGTACATGGACTACGCCGCTACAACCTATGTAAGGCCAGAGGTACTCGAGGCTATGGAGGCTTATTTTACTCGATCCTTCCACAATCCGTCCTCTCTCTACTCCGCCTCAGAGCCTAACAGAAACGCCATAGATACCGCAAGGGCCCAGGTCGCATCGGTCATAGGGGCGGATAAAAAGGAGATATTCTTCACCGGAGGGGGCTCGGAGGCGGACAACTGGGCCCTGAAGGGAGCGGCTTTTGCCCTAGGGGCTAAAAAAGGTCGCCATCTCATAACCACCTCCATAGAGCATCACGCTATAACCCATTCCATGGAGTTTCTCGAGCGTCAGGGGTTTGATATTACCTATCTTCCCGTCGATGGCGAGGGCTTTGTCCCTCTAGATGTGCTGGAAAAGGCCATCAGGGACGATACCATCCTTGTCTCGGTGGCTATGGCCAACAACGAGATTGGCACCGTTCAAGACGTGACCTCCATAGGAAGGCTCTGCCGGGAAAGAGGGGTGCTGTTTCACACCGATGCGGTTCAGGCGGTGACCCACATTCCCATAGACGTGGAGGCCATGAATATAGATATGCTGTCCATGGCCGCCCATAAGTTCTATGGCCCTAAAGGGGTTGGAGCCCTCTATATCCGTAAGGGCGTTAGGATAGAGAACCTTATCCACGGCGGAGGCCAGGAGTCCGGTCGACGTTCCGGGACGGAGAACGTCCCAGGAATTGTGGGAATGGGACTTGCCGCAGCCTTGGCTCACGGTGAGATGGCCAACGAGGCCAGGAGGCTCTCCTCCCTCAGGGACAGGCTGATGGAGGGCCTTCTCAGGAAAATTCCCTACGCCAGGATAAACGGTCCTATCGGAGATCGTCGTCTGCCCAACAACTCTAACTTCAGTTTCGTAGGTATAGAGGGGGAGACCCTTCTTCTGGACCTAGACGACGGAGGTTTCTCCGCCTCGACAGGCAGCGCATGTGCCTCCGCTTCCCTGGACCCGTCCCACGTGCTCATGGCCATAGGCCTATCCCATGAGATGGCCCACGGATCGGTCAGGCTGACCTTGGGAAGAAACAGCTCCGACGAGGACGTCGATCGCTTATTGGAGTACCTACCTAGGGTAGTTGAGCGGAGAAGGGCCATGTCCCCCCTCTGGGAGGATTTTCTGAAGAGACAGGAGGGTGTTTGA
- the carB gene encoding carbamoyl-phosphate synthase large subunit, whose product MDKKTVVLVIGSGPIRIGQAAEFDYSGSQACRALRDEGCWTILLNSNPATIQTDTLLADAVYIRPLTVKSVEDILKSHQVEGVLATLGGQTGLNLCVECHKLGLWDRYGVKVMGTSVESILLAEGREAFRDLVVSIGEPVVESAYVSSVEEAIDFADKTGFPLVIRPDFTLGGTGGGLVEDSDSLVHTVDGGLRASPVNRVLVERYLRGWREIEVEVVRDGSGNRLAVCSMENVDPMGVHTGDSVVVSPVLTLNDRQWQVLRHSALRIVDALDVRGACNVQFGISPDGEDYVVIEVNPRASRSSALASKATGYPIARMAAKIALGRSLAEMPNPVTGSGSAMAEPALDYVVVKVPRFPFDTFKVKDRSLGTKMKATGEVLAMGLSFQEAWMKAMRSLATEPWMDRDEPGRSDSELEMDLTSPTDRCLRSAIELIRRGRSVESLSRLSSVHPYFIKAMESIVLTERRLGGDPMTQDLLRSAKAEGFSDGAVGKMGGMDVEEVKDLRKKWGIYPGYREVDGCAGEVPAGSGYWYGTYGATGDPFSPSSGEPIAVIGSGAIRIGQGVEFDYCCVKAVDALRRRGIRSIMVNDNPETVSTDHDISDGLYVEPLALEDLENLLHREGVSSVFASFGGQTSLRLGLELESVGIGLLGTSGRTLTAVEDRGIFADLLRDLDIAFPEGDSVKDVQEGLAVGERLGFPLMVRPSFVIGGAAMKVVSRLEDLDSVLRFAFDSVPGQEVLLDRFLPGREFEVDALCDGGKVFIPGIFEHLDPSGTHSGDSVALFPDLSLTDLQRDEIVDICSKLGKALDIRGFLNVQMVLHEGRLSVIEANPRASRTVPIVAKVTDLPLVDMAVGLALGEGLESFGVEGLHRHSGSIAVKVPVFSTEKIPGVDTRLGPRMSSTGESMGVGASMAEALREAWEGAGWSLPIKGRVLFSVDDEKKSDSCSVAALYSSTGWSVEATSGTARFLRRWGVECNEVDGDRDLSSDIACGKWDLVVNIPGPESGSVLEGFKMRRAASESGVPCLFSLETASAMAMALKLT is encoded by the coding sequence ATGGATAAAAAGACGGTGGTCCTGGTTATAGGCTCCGGTCCTATCAGGATAGGACAGGCAGCGGAGTTCGATTACTCCGGAAGCCAGGCGTGCAGGGCGCTTAGGGATGAGGGGTGTTGGACGATCCTCCTCAACAGCAATCCAGCGACCATACAGACCGATACCCTGCTGGCGGATGCCGTATATATTCGCCCTCTGACGGTTAAATCGGTGGAGGACATTTTAAAGTCCCACCAGGTCGAAGGCGTCCTAGCCACTTTAGGGGGCCAGACCGGCCTTAACCTGTGCGTCGAGTGTCATAAGCTGGGGCTCTGGGATCGTTACGGCGTAAAGGTTATGGGGACCTCCGTCGAGTCCATCCTCCTGGCGGAGGGACGGGAGGCTTTTCGTGATCTCGTGGTGTCCATAGGCGAGCCGGTGGTTGAGAGCGCCTACGTCTCGTCGGTGGAGGAGGCTATCGACTTTGCGGATAAAACCGGTTTCCCCCTGGTGATTCGCCCTGATTTCACCTTAGGTGGGACAGGAGGAGGTCTGGTGGAGGACAGCGATTCTCTGGTTCATACTGTCGACGGTGGCCTTAGGGCCTCCCCTGTGAACAGGGTGCTGGTGGAGAGGTATCTGAGGGGCTGGCGAGAGATAGAGGTTGAGGTCGTCAGGGATGGGTCAGGAAACAGACTGGCGGTATGCAGTATGGAGAACGTTGATCCTATGGGGGTCCATACCGGAGATTCGGTTGTTGTCTCGCCGGTTTTAACCCTTAACGATAGACAGTGGCAGGTTCTCCGACACTCGGCCCTTCGTATAGTCGATGCCCTGGACGTGAGGGGAGCCTGTAACGTCCAGTTCGGCATATCCCCGGACGGGGAGGATTACGTCGTCATAGAGGTCAACCCTAGGGCCAGCCGATCCAGCGCCTTGGCCAGCAAGGCTACAGGTTATCCTATCGCCAGAATGGCAGCAAAGATAGCCCTAGGCCGTTCTCTGGCGGAGATGCCAAACCCTGTTACCGGGAGCGGCAGCGCCATGGCCGAGCCAGCGTTGGACTACGTGGTCGTAAAGGTCCCTCGCTTCCCTTTCGACACATTTAAAGTTAAGGACCGTTCTCTAGGGACGAAGATGAAGGCCACAGGGGAGGTCCTTGCCATGGGGCTGTCCTTTCAGGAAGCTTGGATGAAGGCCATGAGATCCCTTGCCACGGAGCCCTGGATGGATAGAGACGAACCGGGCCGTTCCGACTCCGAGCTGGAGATGGACCTGACATCCCCTACCGATCGCTGTCTTAGGTCGGCCATAGAGCTAATCCGCAGAGGTAGATCGGTGGAGTCGCTGTCCCGTCTGTCCTCGGTCCATCCCTACTTTATTAAGGCCATGGAATCCATCGTCCTCACGGAACGCCGCCTCGGAGGAGATCCTATGACCCAGGATCTCCTCCGATCGGCGAAAGCTGAGGGTTTCTCCGACGGGGCGGTCGGGAAGATGGGCGGTATGGACGTCGAAGAGGTAAAAGACCTCCGAAAAAAGTGGGGAATATACCCTGGATACCGTGAGGTCGACGGATGTGCCGGGGAGGTCCCGGCGGGATCGGGCTATTGGTACGGGACTTACGGTGCGACAGGAGATCCTTTTTCCCCCTCTTCAGGGGAGCCTATCGCCGTTATAGGTTCAGGGGCCATAAGGATAGGCCAGGGTGTGGAGTTCGACTACTGTTGCGTTAAGGCCGTCGACGCCCTGAGAAGACGGGGCATAAGGTCCATCATGGTCAACGATAACCCTGAGACCGTCAGCACCGATCACGATATATCCGACGGCCTATACGTCGAGCCTCTCGCACTGGAGGACCTGGAAAACCTGTTACATCGGGAGGGAGTCTCATCGGTTTTCGCGTCCTTTGGAGGACAGACCTCCCTGAGGCTTGGCCTGGAGCTCGAGTCCGTCGGTATAGGCCTTCTAGGGACCTCCGGTCGGACCTTGACAGCCGTCGAGGACAGGGGAATTTTCGCCGACCTCCTGAGGGATCTGGACATAGCCTTTCCCGAGGGCGACAGCGTCAAAGACGTCCAGGAAGGCCTTGCGGTAGGGGAGAGACTGGGATTCCCCCTGATGGTTCGTCCTAGCTTCGTCATAGGAGGGGCGGCTATGAAGGTGGTGTCCAGGCTTGAGGATCTCGATTCGGTGCTTCGTTTCGCCTTCGACTCCGTTCCGGGACAGGAGGTTCTTCTTGATCGATTTCTCCCTGGGCGGGAGTTCGAGGTCGACGCCCTTTGCGACGGAGGTAAGGTCTTTATCCCTGGAATTTTTGAGCATCTCGATCCCTCAGGAACCCATTCAGGGGACTCGGTGGCCCTATTTCCAGACCTCTCTCTGACCGACCTTCAGAGGGACGAGATAGTCGACATATGCTCTAAATTAGGGAAAGCTCTCGATATAAGGGGCTTTCTCAACGTCCAGATGGTCCTTCACGAAGGAAGGCTGTCGGTAATAGAGGCCAACCCCAGGGCCAGCAGGACCGTTCCCATAGTCGCAAAGGTCACCGATCTGCCTTTGGTGGATATGGCGGTGGGCCTGGCCCTGGGAGAGGGGCTGGAGTCCTTCGGGGTCGAGGGGCTTCACAGACACAGCGGCTCCATAGCGGTCAAGGTTCCGGTGTTCTCCACCGAGAAGATCCCCGGAGTCGACACCAGGCTTGGCCCTAGAATGAGCTCAACAGGGGAGTCCATGGGGGTGGGGGCTTCTATGGCGGAGGCCCTTCGAGAGGCTTGGGAGGGAGCTGGATGGTCGCTTCCCATAAAAGGCAGGGTCCTTTTCTCCGTGGACGACGAGAAAAAATCCGACTCCTGTTCTGTGGCGGCCCTCTACAGTTCGACAGGATGGTCGGTGGAGGCCACCTCCGGCACCGCCCGTTTCCTGAGACGATGGGGAGTCGAATGTAATGAGGTCGACGGGGACAGGGATCTCTCGTCCGATATAGCCTGTGGTAAGTGGGATCTTGTGGTCAACATTCCCGGTCCTGAGAGCGGTTCGGTCCTAGAGGGGTTCAAGATGCGTCGGGCTGCGTCGGAATCGGGAGTTCCCTGTCTCTTTTCCCTTGAGACCGCCTCGGCTATGGCCATGGCGCTAAAGTTGACATAA